The bacterium genome includes the window CCGGCGGGGCCCCGAAGGAAAAGGCACACCCGCAGAAAGTGCGCAAACCGTACTGCTTCCGCTCTCCCTTCTCTCGTGGCACTCGGGTACAATTCCCTCATAGCATCCATGCGTGTAGAGGAGCGAGTGCCATGCGGTCCATCTCACGAGGGTTCACGCTGATTGAGTTGCTGGTCGTCATCGCCATCATCGCCATCCTCGCGGCCATCCTGTTTCCCGTCTTCGCCCGCGCCCGGGAGTCGGCGCGCAAGTCCAGTTGCTCCTCGAACGTGCGGCAGTTGACGCTCGCATGTCTGTCGTACGCGCAGGACTACGACGAGTTGCTGCCCTGCGACTACTTCCCCGTCAACCCACATACGCGGCTCATCGGGGAGATCCTGCCCTACATCAAGAACACTCAGATCCTGTACTGCCCTTCGGCCTCGAAGATGGTCAACACGCCCGACGTGGCCGCCACCGCCACCAACTTCGGCTACGGCAACATCAGCTACTACTACTACAGCTATGACAACAACCTCGTCACCGGCGCGCCGTGGGGCACGGTGCCAACGACCATCCCGGGCGGCAGCACCGACGGGACCTCGACCTGGCTCGCCAAGGCCAGCGGCGGCTTCCTGACCGGCGGGGCCTTCGCCGGCGAGACGTACTACAAGAACGGTCCGCGCATACTGTCAGTGGCCTCGGAGGGAACCAGCATTGCGGCTGCTGACATCTGGGTCTGGTCCGACCCCTTCTACGGCTCAGGCAACTCCGTCAAGATCCACTCCGCCGCCTTCGGCTCCGTCAACGTCGGCTACCTGGACGGCCACGTGAAGTTCCAGCCGGGCCAGTCCAAGAATGTGTTCCACTAGGCGCAGTCGTCCCGGAGGCAAGAGGGAGCGCGGCGCCGGCAGCCGCGCTCCTGTCCTCTGGCGCGCATCCCGTCGGCACAGGACACTTGCCATGCACCCTCGTTCCCTGTTCCCCCTGGGCCTCGCCCTCAGCCTGGTCGTCGCCGCCGGCATGGGTCACGCCGCCTCGCTGAGCGACGCGGCCCGCCGCGGCGACACGCGCCTCGTCGCGCGGTTGCTCGCGAGTGGCCGGCCCGTGGACTCGCGCGACGCCGACGGCATGACGCCCCTGCTCGTGGCGGCACGAGGCGAGCAGCCTGCTGTCGTGGCGCAGCTTCTCGCGGCGGGGGCCGACGTGGCGGCGACGGACCCGGCCGGCATGACCCCGCTCAACTGGGCCGTACGCGAGAACTGCCGCGCGGCCGCTGCCCTGCTCCTGGAGCACGGCGCCAAGTCGAGCGCCGTGCTGGCCGCGGGCCTGGGCGACCTCGCGGCGCTGCAGGGCTACCTCGCCGCCAGCCAGGCGGTGGACAGTCGCGACCCCCACGGGTGGACTCCGCTCATCATGGCCTCCCGCAACGGGCACACCGAAGTCG containing:
- a CDS encoding DUF1559 domain-containing protein yields the protein MRSISRGFTLIELLVVIAIIAILAAILFPVFARARESARKSSCSSNVRQLTLACLSYAQDYDELLPCDYFPVNPHTRLIGEILPYIKNTQILYCPSASKMVNTPDVAATATNFGYGNISYYYYSYDNNLVTGAPWGTVPTTIPGGSTDGTSTWLAKASGGFLTGGAFAGETYYKNGPRILSVASEGTSIAAADIWVWSDPFYGSGNSVKIHSAAFGSVNVGYLDGHVKFQPGQSKNVFH